AACGTGTATCACTTTCTATCAAAGCTCTTGAAGAACGTCCAGCTAACGCTGAAGGCGAAAACAACGAAAAACGTCAATCACGTCCACGTCGTCCAAAACGTCAAGAAAAACGTGACTACGAACTTCCAGAAACTCAATCTGGATTCTCAATGGCGGATCTTTTCGGAGATATCGAATTGTAAGATAAAAAAGAGGCATGGAAACATGTCTTTTTTTCTATTTTAGAGTATGCTATAATAGTATACTGTTAGCACCCTTAGTGTAATGGATATCACGTAAGATTCCGGTTCTTGAGATAGGGGTTCGATTCCCTTAGGGTGCAAAAAGAAAAACGTTGAAAGATTTGTTCGCTCAACGTTTTTTTAGTTGCTAAGTTTTAGTGAAAGTATTCCAAAAAATCTTTCAGTATTGAATGGAAAGGCAGAGATACAGAAAAAAGCTATTAGCTTATCCTAAAATCAAAGTTGACTACTGTATTAGCGTCTCTATGGTGGATTTATTGGGGGAGACAGTTTGGCTAATCTTTTGCAATTTATTAAAAAATTTGCTATAATACTCAGTATCTCATATTGGGGTCGTTACGGATTCGACAGGCATTATGAGGCATATTCTGCGACTCGTGTGGCGACGTAAACGCTCAGTTAAATATAACTGCAAAAAATACTAATTCTTACGCTGTAGCAGCCTAAACACCTGCTCGCGTGACTTCTAGCAGATTGCTTATGTTTGTTTAGAGGTTTTATTGATTTATAAGCTACGTTTGACCATTGCCTAGCTGGTTGAAAAGAGATTTATAGGCTCGCAGATAGAAGGCTTGAGTTATGTGTCGTCTATCTGTTAAATGAAAGACATAACCTATGGTTGTAGACGAATATGTTGGCAGGTGTTTGGACGTGGGTTCGACTCCCACCGGCTCCATAAATACTTGAGGCGTCAGCCTTTTATTTGTGTATATAGGAATTTATTATGAAAAAACTTTTGTCTTTGACCGTTTTAGGTCTCTCACTTTTTACTCTAGCTGCTTGTGGAAAATCTTCGTCTAAAACTGAGTCGAAGGGATCTCTGGATAATGAGGCTTCAAAGATTTTAACTGTTAAGCATGGGAATGTTCGCCAGAACTTTGATAAAATCACCATGGCAAATGCTTCTCAAGAATTCTCAGGAGGCTCAAATCTTGATAGCTTGAAGGGCTGGTTTGGTGAACCCTCATCAACTGGTCAAGAGCAAGCAGGAGATGCTAAGCTTGATGTTTATAATTGGCAGTATGACAATGTTGTGGTTACAGCGAAACTCTTTAACAATAGCACTGTCGTTAAGTCAATTTCAAACTTTTCTTACGTCCGTGATCCCAAAATCACACTGAAGATGTATGAAAACCTCAAAAATGGAACTAGCTATGATGATGCTGTCAAAACGCTTGGCACACCGGATGTTTATTCAATCGCTGTCTCTTCAGATGCAACAATGACACAGGCTCTTTGGTCATCAAACCTTGTCGCTAAGAAGGGTGAAACAGGTAGCCTTACCCTTAACTTTAAAAATGGTGCCTTGGAAAACAAGTCACAAGCAAATTTGATTAACAAGTAATCACAGTAAAAAATGCCTTTCTAAATCAATGAAGGCATTTTTTTGTTATAATAAAAGGAGTGATTAAAATTGTGGAGATGTAATGACCAAAAAAAGACTATTTTTTATAGGGATAGCAGGTTTAATACTGGTGTTCTTATGGCCTCTTTTAAATAACTTCATCCCCTTAATCAAGGAATGGATCAACGCTAAGCATGATCAAGCCTTTTTAAGAGAAGTTTTTAAGCAGGCTAATTTCCAAAATGCACTTATCCTTATTAGTCTTATGATTCTGTCATCAGCTATTCCTGGAGTTTCAAGTTCTATTTTTTGTATTTTTATTGGGCTACTCTATGGTCCTTTGCTTGTGATTCCGATGAATATTATTGGTAATACTTTTGGAAATTTGACTAGTTTTGAAATTCTGAGAAGACTTGAAAAGCCAGAGAAGTCCAAACGTATGGAGAAACTCCTAAACTATATTGAAAACTTTAAGCATCGTTTTATTGGGATTTCTTTAGCCTTCTCTATTCCTTTTATACCATCAGCTCTGGTCAATTATGCTTGTGTTCAGATGAATTTACCCACAAGGACGAGGATTTTGGCAACCCTTATTGGAGTGACGCCAGTCTCGATTGTTTATGCAGTTAGTGGAGATTTGTTGCTTAATATCCGTCCGATTCGAATACCATTAGTGGCAGTACTTGCCATCTTGCTTTTTATCTCACTCGTCATTTACTTTATCCATTTTAGGAAGGAAAAAAATGAGCTTCATTCAAGTAACTAAAGAAGAATTTAACACACATGCGTTTGTCCATAGTCTTGGTTCATTGTAAAGAGAGATTAGAAATTAAGGAGGTAAGTTGATGAAACTTGCATTATTAGGGACAGGAATGATTGTGACAGAGGTTCTTCCTGTGTTAACAACTATTGAGGGCATCGAGCTTGAAGCTATCTTATCGACACCACGATCGCATGATAAGGCTGAGGCTTTAGCCAAACAATATGGCTTATCTCAGGCGACTAGTGATTATGAGGCAATTTTGTCCAATCCAGAAGTTGATACGATTTATGTGGGAACGCCCAACCATACCCACTATGATTATGCTAAGAAAGCACTTTTGGCTGGCAAGCATGTTATCTGTGAGAAACCCTTCACCCTTCATTTAGAAGAGTTTGAAGAGCTGGCTAAGCTTGCGCAAGAAAAAGAGCTTCTCTTGATGGAGGCTATTACCAATCAATATTTGGCTAATTTTACAGCGATTAAGGAAGCCTTGTCTGATATTGGGGATGTTAAGATTGTGAATATCAATTATTCTCAATATTCTTCACGTTACGATGCCTTTAAGCGAGGAGAGATTGCTCCTGCTT
The DNA window shown above is from Streptococcus salivarius and carries:
- a CDS encoding DUF3862 domain-containing protein, giving the protein MKKLLSLTVLGLSLFTLAACGKSSSKTESKGSLDNEASKILTVKHGNVRQNFDKITMANASQEFSGGSNLDSLKGWFGEPSSTGQEQAGDAKLDVYNWQYDNVVVTAKLFNNSTVVKSISNFSYVRDPKITLKMYENLKNGTSYDDAVKTLGTPDVYSIAVSSDATMTQALWSSNLVAKKGETGSLTLNFKNGALENKSQANLINK
- a CDS encoding TVP38/TMEM64 family protein; this translates as MTKKRLFFIGIAGLILVFLWPLLNNFIPLIKEWINAKHDQAFLREVFKQANFQNALILISLMILSSAIPGVSSSIFCIFIGLLYGPLLVIPMNIIGNTFGNLTSFEILRRLEKPEKSKRMEKLLNYIENFKHRFIGISLAFSIPFIPSALVNYACVQMNLPTRTRILATLIGVTPVSIVYAVSGDLLLNIRPIRIPLVAVLAILLFISLVIYFIHFRKEKNELHSSN
- a CDS encoding Gfo/Idh/MocA family protein, which gives rise to MKLALLGTGMIVTEVLPVLTTIEGIELEAILSTPRSHDKAEALAKQYGLSQATSDYEAILSNPEVDTIYVGTPNHTHYDYAKKALLAGKHVICEKPFTLHLEEFEELAKLAQEKELLLMEAITNQYLANFTAIKEALSDIGDVKIVNINYSQYSSRYDAFKRGEIAPAFNPEMGGGALRDLNVYNIHLLVGLFGKPNRVEYLPNVERGVDTSGILVLDYGHFKAVAIGAKDCIAEIRSTIQGDKGAITIFGATNTLPEIGVTLNGQKERIVNLNSLQHRMHDEFVAFEKMVATKDFDSVAKQLEHSRQVMEVLDQASKAL